The DNA region CGTCCCGATCGTGATTCTCACGAAGTCCCGGATTCCCTCTATATCAAAGTATCTTACCAGGATTCCCTTCTCCTTCAGGCGGCGGTAGACCTCTTTGCCGGGAATCCCTTCCCTGGAGGCGAACACGAAATTGGCCCTGGAAGGAAGGACCCGCCATCCCGATCGCTGCAAATCTCTTGAGAGACGTTCCCTGGTAGCAATGATCCTTTCCGTGACTTCCTTGTAATAGGCCTCGTCCTGCATGGCCGCCACACCGATCAGGAGGGAAAGGGTGTCTACAGGATAAGAATTGAAGGAATCCTTGGCCCTGTATAGGGCATCGATGAGTTCCCTGCTCCCCATGGCATAGCCCAATCGAAGTCCGGCCAGGGACATGCCCTTTGAAAAGGTGCGAATAATTAGTAGGTTGGGGAACTCCTTCACAAGGGGAAGGGCGCTCTCGGCGCCGAAATCGATGTAGGCCTCGTCCACGATCACCACACTGTCGGGCAGATAGCTTTCAAGCAGTCGCCGGATTTCCCCTACCTCTAAGAACATGCCGGTCGGGGCATTGGGATTGGCGAAAACGATCCCACAGGACGTCTCCACATTCAGGAAGCCGTCGGGGTTGAGCGAAAAATCCCGGGCAAGGGGGATCTTTATACAGCCGATGCCGTAAAAATCGCAGTACACGGGGTAGAAACTATAGGTATGCTCGGGGAAGAGGAGAGGTCCCCGGTTGGTGTCAAAAAAGGAGAAAAAGGCGAGGGATAGGACCTCGTCCGAGCCGTTCCCTACGAACACCTGGGCCGGATCAATTTCGAAACGCTTTCCGATCATCTCCCGGAGATCCGTGAAGAGGGGATCCGGATAAAGCCTGAGGGTCTCGGGGTCGAAATTCCTCAGCACCTCCCTGATGGTCGGGGACGGAGGGTAAGGATTCTCGTTGGTGTTGAGCTTCAGATACCTGCGATCCCGGGGCTGTTCCCCGGGGACATAAGGGGAGAGTCTCTTGAGGCGTTCTGAAAACATGGTCTTTCCACCTTTTATTTCAGTCCAGAATTGAAGAAGGAAGGCCACAAGTCGGCTGTCCGATCCTCGGTGAGGGGACCCTCCGGGGCCTTGTTTTTCAAGCCCCCTCGAAAAAGGTCCTGTGGATCGCCTCCAGCGTGTTACGGAGGTTGCGATTTCGCACGATGAAGTAGAGGGCCGCGCGGGAAGGGCCGAAAGAACCCATTTCAATGTTTACCCCGGCCCGGGCGACCGCGGAGAAGCACTTGGCCGCCACGCCTTTGCTCCGGACCAGGCCATCCCCCACGATACCTATGAGGGCGATGTCTTCAGCCCTCTCAAGGCGCTGAAAGGGCCGGGGGTGAAGGGTCCTCAACACCTTATAGCCCGCCTCGAGGTCCTCCCTGGAGAGCAGGAGGCTGATGCAGGTCTGTGAAGTGACTACCGACTTGATATTGATTCCCCTCTTGCTCAACTCACCGGTGATCTGGGCGAGAATACCTGGACGTGCGCCTACACCCGAGGCGTGGACCTTGAGGATGCCGATATCCGTATCATGGGCCACGCTCTTGACCACTTGCCCGGACCGCGCTCCCCGGGGAGTAATCCTGCTTCCGGGGGCATCTGGTTCAAGGGTGTTTTTTATGGTGATGTCCAGACTGGTGTTTTTCAAGGGCTCAATGGTCCGCGGGTGAAGAATCTTGGCTCCAAAGTAGGAGAGTTCCGCCGCCTCCGTGTAAGAGAGGACCGGTATGAGCCGGGCCCCTGTCACAAAACCGGGATCCGCGCTCAGGTAGCCGGCCACGTCCTTCCAGATCTCGAGGGCCGAGGCCTTCAGGGCGGCAGCCACCACGGCGGCGGAATAATCGCTGCCCCCCCGCCCGAAGGTGGTGATTTGCCCTTCTTCACTCACCCCATAAAAACCGGGAATGAAAAGGATCGTTCCCTTTTTGGCCAAAGGAATAACCCGGGCTTTCAGGTTCTGACCGGTCTTCCGCACCCTGGCGGTGGCGTCCCCGTACTTTCCATCGGTTACAATACCTATCTTCTCGGGGAGAAGATAGGTGCAAGGGATTCCCCTCGACCGAACCGCCGCTGCAAGCAGTTGGGCGCTGAAGCGCTCCCCGTAACTGCTGATCACGTCCCTGATCCGCGGGGTGATCTCCCCGGTGAAATTGAGGCCATAGTAAAGCCTTTCCAGTTCGCCCAGGGTGCGGTTCAGGTCCCGGTTGTAGTCCCGGAGGAAAGGCCCCTTGGATATAACGTGCCGGGCCACGAGGGTGTGCTGGTTCCTGATCCTCGTTATGAGGGGAGGGATATCGGCCTCTTCCTGAACGGCCCGCTTCATGCCTTCGATCAATCGATCCGTGATGCCGTAAAGGGCGGAAACTACGAAGACCTGTCCTCTCCCCCGTTCAGAGACTAGATCCAGGATTCGGGCGATCCGTTTCTTTCCCCTGAGACATCCTCCTCCAACCTTGACCACTTTCGTTTCCAACAATCGTTCTTTCCTCCCTAAAAAACGCCACCCTCTCCAGGATCCCTGAGACTCAATCCTTCAGACCGGGTAAGGAGAATCAGGCCCCCTCAATCACCTACGATTTCTCTGATCTTGCTTGAGAGCACCTTCAGGTTAAAAGGCTTCTGGATGAATCCGTCACAACCCCGTTCCAGGATCTCTCCCGCCTGCCCGTCAATACTGTAACCGCTGGAAAGCAGCACCTTTACACCCGGATCCAGTTCCTTGAGCCTGTCGTAAACCTCTCCACCCCCCATGTCCGGCATGATCATGTCCAGTATCACCAGATCGATACGATCTCCCTTCTCCCGGTAGATATCGATGGCCTCCCGCCCTCCGCCGGCCACAAGCACCTCGTAGCCCAGCTTCTTGAGCATTTCCTCGCCGATTTCGAGAATGATCTGCTCATCATCCACCAGGAGGACCGTGCTGACCCCCTCGAGCAGATCCCGACGGGATTCCCTGTGAAACTTGCCTTCGGCGGCCGGGAAATAGATCGAAAAGGTGGTCCCTTCACCCTGCTTGGATGAGACATCGATATAGCCTCCGTGGGCCTTTACGATCCCGTATACTGAAGCAAGGCCCAGCCCCGTTCCCTTGCTGGGGCCCTTGGTGGTGAAGAAAGGATCGAAAATCCGCTCCAGGGTCTTCTGGTCCATGCCCACCCCGGTATCCCTCATGGAAACCTTCACGTATTCCCCGGGTTTGGGCTTGTAGGCCCGTGCTTCCATGTCCTGGTGGGTAACGTTTCGCGTGACCAGGAAGAGATCCCCTCCTCTCGGCATCGCATCCGCCGCGTTGATGAAAAGATTGAGCAGGATCTGCTCGAACTGGCTTCGATCGGCCATGACTTTCTGAAGATCGCCGGCCAGATCCCGGTGAATCCGTATATCCTTCCTGGTCATGCCGAAGGTTTCCGATATCTGGGTCACCACCTCGTTGATATCGAGGGGAAGGAGTTGGTATCTCCCCTCCCTCGCGTATCCCAAGAGCTGACTGGTAAGCTTGGATCCGTTCTGGACCAGCTTTTCCATGGTCGTCAATCGGGGATAGAAAGGATGGTTCTTATCAGCATCCAGGAGCATCAGGGAAATATTTCCCTGGATTCCCATGAGCAGGTTATTGAAATTGTGGGCGATCCCCCCGGCCAGGGTCCCGATGGCCTCCATTTTCTGGGTCTGCTGGAGGGCCGCCTCGAGCCTGCGTTGATCCGTCACATCCCGAATAATCCCTTGAAACCCTGTGACCTTGCCCTGGGAATCCCGAATAAGGGAGATAGAAGTGGCCACTTGCCTCTCCTCCCCATTCTTACGGACCAGGGTCCACTCGAAGTCATTGACGGGGTTGCCGGTGGTATAGACCTTGTTGAAAATTCTGGTACAAAACTGGATATTTTCGTCATCCGCAAAACTCCGGATATTGACACCCCAAAGCTCCTCCCGGGAAGCGCCGAATATACGGGTGAGGGCCCGGTTGAAGAAGACAAACCTGCCCTTCAAATCCAGCTCATAGTAACCGTCCTGGATGCTCTCCAGGATACTCCTGTACTTCCTTTCGCTTTCCCGAAGGGCATCTTCGGTCCGCTTCCTCTCAATAGCAATGGCCACTTGATCGGAAACAGACTCAAGAAGAGAGACATCCCTCTCCGTATAAAGGTCGGGATCATCATAACTCTGAACCCCCACGGCACCAATCACCTTACCTTTGACGGCAATGGGCACAGCGAGCCACACCTTGGCCGGCTTCCCGGGAGGCCTCTTTGAAGGTGGGGCAGCCATCCGTTCCGCGAGCTGCGTCTCTGTGAACAATCGCGGCTTACCGGCCAAGATGACCTCAGCGGTGAGGGATCCGGATCCCTTTGCCCCCACGATGGAAAACTCCGTATCCCTCTCGTCCTGGAAATAAGGGAAAGAAATCGTATCCGTGGCCCGGTCATAGAGGGCGATAAAAAAATTCCGGGTGTCCAGGATGCGGCTCAGGCTCCGGTGAATCAGGCCGAACATCTCCTTTAGATCCCGGGTGGAATTGACGGCCCGGGACATTTCATGGATAACGGCCGTGATCTTCGCGTTCCGAATCCGCTCCTCGATATCCACGAAGGAAAACACCATGCCTTTCAGGTCTCCTTCCCCGTCCTGAAACCTTTCCGCCGAAATCAGGATTCGGAAAGGGGGACCGCCCTTTCGCCTGGCCGTTTCCTCACCGACGTGGGCACCTTTTTCGCGCAGGACCTCGAGAAAACGAAGGCCGTCATCCCGGTTGTTCCAGATCTCGATGACGGATCTCCCCAGTATCTCCTTCTTCCGGCAACCACAGAGGTCCAGGAAGGCTGGATTGACATGGAAAAGATTTCCCTCGAGGTCTGAAAGCCCTATGGCGGTCTTGAGGGCTTCCATGGTCTCCTTCATCGGATCCTGATCTTTGCCTGGCCCCCCTCCAGCGGGTTTACTCAATACCTCCGCCATGTCGAGACGTTTGTCCTGTTCCGGGGTTTCTCTGTCGTACCGTTCTTTTTCCCGGTCCATAATCCTCCTGTCTCACCCCCATGGGGGAAAGGGGTTAAACGAGGTTAAAAGTGTAAATCACCGTGGCCCTTTATGCAAGGTTTGTTCCCAGTCACCCCCTGAAAAAGAAAAGCACCGCTCTCTCAGCCCCTGGACAGAATCGGCCTTATCACCAATGGGGGTGGAGAATGGACCAGGATGCCGACCCCGGTTCGGTTTTGGAAGCTTCGCCCCGGGATCTCTATTGAAACGGCTGGCGATCTGTTCCGGGAAAAAAGCGCTTTTTCCTCAAGTATCTCCATCGATCGGTCGATATAGTGGATGTCAGACAAAGGCAAACCATCCGAAAGGATGGGACGCAAAGCCATCGGCCTAAATCTCGGATCGCACGGACATGGCGGCAGGGTTTCCTGACACACACCCAAGATACATTCGCCGATACACGCTGCTTCACGCACATAACCACGATTCCTATCGAAATCTTCAACAACCCTTTGTCCGGCCTCTGCGGCCTCCCCGGCGACCCGGCATCTGAGCGAGAAAAGGGGAAAAGACCTCATGATTGCTTCGATCCAAGCCGGCCTTTCCGCTCTACGGGCATTGGGCAAAAAAATGGAGGTAAAGGCCAACAACATCGCCAACGCGAACACTTCGGGGTTCAAGGCCGATACCTCCACCATCAGTGAACTTCCCGCCCAGGCCGTTTCGACCCTCTCCGGAACAGCCCAGGTGGGCCGCGGTGCGGCCCTGGAGGGAATAGCCCCCCTCTTCGAGCAGGGCCCCATTGAGCCTTCAGGGGAACCTACAAACATGGCCATAGGGGGGGATGGTTTCTTCGTACTCAGGGAGCGGGGAAGCGGCCGTCTCTTTTACGGCCGTGCAGGAAATTTCCGTTTCGACCGGGACGGGTACCTGACGAATCCCGAAGGGTATGTGGTTCAAGGCTGGCGACTGGATGAAGAAGGTGAAGAAACGGGATCCTTGGGAGACATCAGGTTGACGTCCCGTTCTTCCCCTCCGAGCCCGACTTCCCGCATCTGGATGATCACCAACCTGGACGCGGATGCATCAGCCCACGGCGGGGCCCTGAAGACGGCCTGGGACGGGAGCGCGACCTCCGGTTCCCCGATGCCCGATGATGCTTATGAATATCGATCAACCGTCAAGGTCTACGACACCCTTGGGGGGACCCATGACATCACCGTCTACTTTGACAAGACCAGCCCTTCCCAGTGGGAATACGTCATTACCTGCAACCCGTCAGAAGATGGCAGGACGGGGGCGGCCGGCAGCCCTTGTGCCGGGCTTCTGGCCAAGGGGACCATCACCTTCGGAGAGGGATCGGGGACCATCACACCGGTCGGGGGGATGACCATGGAAACCTTCAACGGCACGGACTGGACGGATCCTGCCAACAGCGCGAACTGGACGAGCGCCTCCCTCGATTCATCCGGGTACCCGGAATTCACCGTCGAATTCCAGGGAACTGCGGGGTCTTCGATGTCGATAGCATTGGACCTGGGCACCCGCTCCCAGGACGGGTCCTGGGTGAACGACTCCCTGACCACCACCCAGTTCTCGAACCCCTCCGCCACTACCTACCAAGCCGCTGACGGATACGGGGCGGGCAGTCTCCTGGGGATGGAAGTGGATGAAAACGGAACCCTGATTGGAAAATACTCCAACGGGGAAATCATTCCCCTGTTCAGGACGGCACTTGCCGGGTTCCAGAATCCGCAAGGACTGCGAAAGGAAGGCGGCAACCTGTACAGAGAGACGAGGGAGAGCGGCGAGGCTCTCACAGCGAGGC from Deltaproteobacteria bacterium includes:
- a CDS encoding aspartate kinase — encoded protein: METKVVKVGGGCLRGKKRIARILDLVSERGRGQVFVVSALYGITDRLIEGMKRAVQEEADIPPLITRIRNQHTLVARHVISKGPFLRDYNRDLNRTLGELERLYYGLNFTGEITPRIRDVISSYGERFSAQLLAAAVRSRGIPCTYLLPEKIGIVTDGKYGDATARVRKTGQNLKARVIPLAKKGTILFIPGFYGVSEEGQITTFGRGGSDYSAAVVAAALKASALEIWKDVAGYLSADPGFVTGARLIPVLSYTEAAELSYFGAKILHPRTIEPLKNTSLDITIKNTLEPDAPGSRITPRGARSGQVVKSVAHDTDIGILKVHASGVGARPGILAQITGELSKRGINIKSVVTSQTCISLLLSREDLEAGYKVLRTLHPRPFQRLERAEDIALIGIVGDGLVRSKGVAAKCFSAVARAGVNIEMGSFGPSRAALYFIVRNRNLRNTLEAIHRTFFEGA
- a CDS encoding PAS domain S-box protein produces the protein MDREKERYDRETPEQDKRLDMAEVLSKPAGGGPGKDQDPMKETMEALKTAIGLSDLEGNLFHVNPAFLDLCGCRKKEILGRSVIEIWNNRDDGLRFLEVLREKGAHVGEETARRKGGPPFRILISAERFQDGEGDLKGMVFSFVDIEERIRNAKITAVIHEMSRAVNSTRDLKEMFGLIHRSLSRILDTRNFFIALYDRATDTISFPYFQDERDTEFSIVGAKGSGSLTAEVILAGKPRLFTETQLAERMAAPPSKRPPGKPAKVWLAVPIAVKGKVIGAVGVQSYDDPDLYTERDVSLLESVSDQVAIAIERKRTEDALRESERKYRSILESIQDGYYELDLKGRFVFFNRALTRIFGASREELWGVNIRSFADDENIQFCTRIFNKVYTTGNPVNDFEWTLVRKNGEERQVATSISLIRDSQGKVTGFQGIIRDVTDQRRLEAALQQTQKMEAIGTLAGGIAHNFNNLLMGIQGNISLMLLDADKNHPFYPRLTTMEKLVQNGSKLTSQLLGYAREGRYQLLPLDINEVVTQISETFGMTRKDIRIHRDLAGDLQKVMADRSQFEQILLNLFINAADAMPRGGDLFLVTRNVTHQDMEARAYKPKPGEYVKVSMRDTGVGMDQKTLERIFDPFFTTKGPSKGTGLGLASVYGIVKAHGGYIDVSSKQGEGTTFSIYFPAAEGKFHRESRRDLLEGVSTVLLVDDEQIILEIGEEMLKKLGYEVLVAGGGREAIDIYREKGDRIDLVILDMIMPDMGGGEVYDRLKELDPGVKVLLSSGYSIDGQAGEILERGCDGFIQKPFNLKVLSSKIREIVGD
- a CDS encoding histidinol-phosphate transaminase codes for the protein MFSERLKRLSPYVPGEQPRDRRYLKLNTNENPYPPSPTIREVLRNFDPETLRLYPDPLFTDLREMIGKRFEIDPAQVFVGNGSDEVLSLAFFSFFDTNRGPLLFPEHTYSFYPVYCDFYGIGCIKIPLARDFSLNPDGFLNVETSCGIVFANPNAPTGMFLEVGEIRRLLESYLPDSVVIVDEAYIDFGAESALPLVKEFPNLLIIRTFSKGMSLAGLRLGYAMGSRELIDALYRAKDSFNSYPVDTLSLLIGVAAMQDEAYYKEVTERIIATRERLSRDLQRSGWRVLPSRANFVFASREGIPGKEVYRRLKEKGILVRYFDIEGIRDFVRITIGT
- a CDS encoding flagellar hook protein FlgE; this translates as MIASIQAGLSALRALGKKMEVKANNIANANTSGFKADTSTISELPAQAVSTLSGTAQVGRGAALEGIAPLFEQGPIEPSGEPTNMAIGGDGFFVLRERGSGRLFYGRAGNFRFDRDGYLTNPEGYVVQGWRLDEEGEETGSLGDIRLTSRSSPPSPTSRIWMITNLDADASAHGGALKTAWDGSATSGSPMPDDAYEYRSTVKVYDTLGGTHDITVYFDKTSPSQWEYVITCNPSEDGRTGAAGSPCAGLLAKGTITFGEGSGTITPVGGMTMETFNGTDWTDPANSANWTSASLDSSGYPEFTVEFQGTAGSSMSIALDLGTRSQDGSWVNDSLTTTQFSNPSATTYQAADGYGAGSLLGMEVDENGTLIGKYSNGEIIPLFRTALAGFQNPQGLRKEGGNLYRETRESGEALTARPGTNGFGLISPSSLEQSNVELAKEITDTIPLQRGYEANIKTIKTQDEMLGTILDILG